The Malus domestica chromosome 10, GDT2T_hap1 genome contains a region encoding:
- the LOC139188697 gene encoding berberine bridge enzyme-like 7 has protein sequence MKFFPVLLSFLLLSVSCATSAPVSFDGFLQCLTRKTQSTLPIFDSIYTTQNTSYDSILHARINNLVYSTPEYPKPLAIIAVKSVSHIQATILCAKHNGLQVKTRSGGHDFEGISYVSDVPFVMIDMFIHLNSIDVNVADESVWVQSGALIGQIYHAISTKTRVYGFPAGICPKMAAGGHFGGGGYGVMMRKYGLAIDNIVDAKIITANGKLLDRKSMGEDLFWAIRGGGSPNFGVILSWKLKLAPVPANVTVFNVKRTIAQGATDLVYKWQNVAPRMPKDLFLRAMPQVKKNSTTGEKTVEVSFIAHFLGSSDKLVALLNKRFPELGIQSTDCHEMSWVESIVFWADYPLGTPISVLLNTTNMAVYSKGKSDYVKEPLSKDVIESIWKHMIKIEKILLDINPYGGRMAEISATATPYPHRAGNLFHVMYYTYWTEAGINATNRYVRLTRELADMMTPYVSKNPREAYQNYKDLDIGVNQDNQTDFATAAVYGMKYYKDNFARLVLVKTMIDPENFFKNKQSIPTLPRVGDGYIRGILPLIESAIG, from the coding sequence ATGAAGTTCTTTCCGGTACTTCTCTCGTTCCTTTTGCTCTCAGTTTCATGCGCAACTTCAGCCCCAGTTTCATTTGATGGCTTCCTCCAATGCCTTACCAGAAAAACTCAGTCTACCCTTCCAATCTTTGATTCCATTTATACCACTCAAAACACCTCATATGATTCCATTTTGCATGCACGTATCAATAATCTCGTATATTCTACACCTGAATATCCAAAACCGTTGGCCATAATCGCAGTCAAGAGTGTATCCCACATTCAAGCAACCATTCTCTGTGCAAAACATAATGGATTGCAAGTTAAAACCCGAAGCGGGGGCCATGACTTCGAGGGCATATCCTACGTGTCGGATGTGCCCTTTGTCATGATTGACATGTTCATCCATCTTAATTCCATTGATGTCAATGTTGCCGATGAGAGCGTGTGGGTTCAATCCGGAGCTCTTATTGGACAAATTTACCATGCAATTTCTACCAAAACCCGAGTTTATGGGTTTCCTGCTGGGATTTGTCCAAAAATGGCAGCTGGTGGTCACTTTGGTGGTGGAGGGTATGGAGTTATGATGAGAAAATACGGGCTTGCTATCGATAATATTGTCGATGCTAAGATCATTACTGCGAATGGTAAACTCCTTGATAGAAAGTCAATGGGAGAAGACCTTTTTTGGGCCATCCGAGGAGGTGGTTCACCTAACTTTGGGGTCATTCTTTCATGGAAGCTCAAGTTGGCTCCAGTTCCGGCGAATGTTACCGTGTTCAATGTGAAAAGGACTATAGCACAAGGTGCAACGGATCTCGTTTACAAGTGGCAAAATGTCGCACCCAGGATGCCCAAAGACCTTTTCCTTAGAGCAATGCCACAAGTCAAGAAAAACAGTACCACGGGAGAAAAGACAGTGGAAGTATCGTTCATAGCCCATTTTCTGGGAAGCAGTGACAAGCTTGTTGCATTGTTGAACAAGAGGTTCCCTGAACTGGGGATTCAATCAACAGACTGCCATGAAATGAGTTGGGTTGAATCCATTGTGTTTTGGGCAGACTACCCACTTGGAACGCCAATAAGCGTTCTACTTAACACGACAAACATGGCAGTCTACTCCAAAGGTAAGTCTGACTATGTGAAGGAACCGCTTTCAAAAGACGTTATAGAATCTATCTGGAAGCATATGATCAAGATAGAGAAGATTTTATTGGATATAAACCCTTACGGTGGAAGAATGGCTGAGATTTCGGCGACAGCGACTCCATATCCTCACAGAGCTGGAAACCTATTCCATGTTATGTATTATACGTATTGGACTGAAGCGGGAATTAATGCCACAAACAGGTATGTTAGGTTAACAAGAGAATTGGCAGACATGATGACTCCATATGTCTCGAAGAATCCAAGAGAGGCCTATCAAAACTACAAGGATCTCGACATCGGTGTGAATCAAGATAATCAGACTGACTTTGCAACGGCTGCAGTTTATGGAATGAAGTATTATAAAGATAATTTTGCTAGATTGGTGCTTGTGAAGACCATGATTGATCCTGAAAACTTTTTCAAGAATAAGCAAAGTATCCCAACTCTTCCAAGGGTGGGAGATGGATATATAAGAGGAATCTTACCTCTCATAGAGAGTGCTATTGGATAA
- the LOC114827463 gene encoding berberine bridge enzyme-like 4: MKSPNSSVLLVILSILSLSLSVSCTTSRPVRINSFLKCLPKHFAAAKIVYTPQDNFYKPLLHARINNLRYGTPEMPKPLAIIAARNATHIQATIICAKEHGLLVKTRSGGHDFEGLSYVSDVPFVMIDMYQMNSIKVNVAKKNVWIQSGALLGRLYYEISQKTNVYGFPSGLCPTVGAGGHFGGGGYGVLMRKYGFSVDNIVDAKLVTANGKILNRKSMGEDLFWAIRGGGVASFGVALEWKLRLVPVPAKVTVFNVKRTIAQGATDLFYKWQIIAAKMPKELFLRAQPKVANTTTGKTVEISFIAHYLGNSDKLFALVKARFPELGLKLSDCIEMSWVESTVFWADFPVGTPTTVLLNSTNPAIYFKGTSDYIINPLPKKVIDAIWTHMIEIEDIFLDTNPYGGRMDEISESATPYPHRSGILFHVMYYTSWTKEGIEATNRYVRLTRKLFEMMTPYVSNNPRRAFQNYKDLDIGANQDNQTNYEIGRLYGTKYFKANFDKLVHSQLGINLFRCMHGIPKHACRLEFELGLVGSFLTNLEEKPMIIHVSFGSLDLVEMESSFGCSSEYREEVEW; this comes from the exons ATGAAGTCCCCAAATTCTTCGGTACTTCTTGTCATTCTCTCAATCCtgtcactctcactctcagtaTCATGCACAACTTCACGTCCAGTTCGCATCAATAGCTTTCTCAAATGCCTTCCAAAACACTTTGCTGCTGCCAAAATCGTTTACACCCCTCAAGACAACTTTTATAAACCCCTTTTGCATGCACGTATCAATAACCTCAGATATGGTACACCTGAAATGCCAAAACCTTTGGCCATAATAGCAGCCAGAAATGCAACCCATATCCAAGCTACTATTATCTGTGCAAAGGAGCATGGATTGCTGGTGAAAACCCGAAGTGGCGGCCATGATTTTGAGGGTCTGTCGTACGTGTCGGATGTACCCTTTGTCATGATCGACATGTATCAAATGAATTCGATTAAAGTCAATGTTGCCAAAAAGAATGTCTGGATTCAATCTGGAGCTCTTCTTGGAAGACTTTACTACGAAATTTCTCAGAAAACCAACGTTTATGGGTTTCCTTCCGGGCTTTGTCCAACAGTTGGCGCTGGTGGCCACTTTGGTGGTGGCGGGTATGGGGTTTTGATGAGGAAATATGGATTTAGCGTTGACAATATCGTTGATGCTAAGCTAGTCACTGCGAATGGCAAAATTCTTAATAGAAAATCAATGGGAGAAGACCTTTTTTGGGCCATCAGAGGAGGTGGTGTTGCTAGCTTTGGAGTTGCTCTTGAATGGAAGCTCAGGCTGGTTCCAGTTCCAGCCAAAGTGACGGTGTTCAACGTTAAGAGGACCATAGCGCAAGGCGCTACAGATCTATTTTACAAATGGCAAATTATAGCAGCCAAGATGCCCAAAGAGCTGTTCCTCAGAGCACAACCGAAAGTCGCCAATACAACTACGGGCAAGACTGTGGAAATCTCATTCATTGCTCATTATTTGGGCAACAGTGACAAGCTTTTTGCACTGGTGAAGGCGAGATTCCCTGAACTAGGGTTAAAGCTAAGTGACTGCATCGAGATGAGTTGGGTGGAATCCACTGTGTTTTGGGCTGACTTCCCAGTTGGAACTCCAACTACTGTTCTACTTAACTCGACAAATCCAGCAATCTACTTCAAAGGTACGTCTGACTATATTATAAATCCGCTTCCAAAAAAAGTTATAGATGCTATCTGGACGCATATGATTGAGATAGAGGATATCTTTCTGGATACAAACCCTTACGGTGGACGAATGGATGAGATATCTGAGTCAGCAACTCCATACCCTCACAGATCTGGAATCCTATTTCATGTTATGTATTATACGTCCTGGACTAAAGAGGGAATCGAGGCCACAAACAGGTACGTTCGGCTGACAAGAAAATTGTTTGAGATGATGACTCCATATGTCTCAAACAATCCAAGAAGGGCCTTCCAAAACTACAAGGATCTCGACATTGGTGCCAATCAGGATAATCAGACCAACTATGAAATCGGTAGACTTTATGGAACCAAGTATTTCAAAGCTAACTTTGATAAATTG GTTCATAGCCAATTGGGTATTAATCTTTTCAGATGCATGCATGGAATTCCGAAACACGCATGTCGATTGGAGTTTGAATTGGGGTTGGTGGGTTCGTTTCTTACTAATCTGGAGGAGAAGCCGATGATTATACATGTGAGTTTTGGTTCTTTGGACCTGGTAGAGATGGAGTCATCGTTCGGATGCTCGTCGGAGTATCGGGAGGAAGTTGAGTGGTAA